From Xylocopa sonorina isolate GNS202 chromosome 2, iyXylSono1_principal, whole genome shotgun sequence, a single genomic window includes:
- the LOC143433192 gene encoding rap guanine nucleotide exchange factor 2 isoform X2, producing MHKHTSQLRGPSGPGSGHHVANRGPVRRWNSFHGGGSVGASNFNDTVGNGNLPSGMIVKAPQEPFRAVPKVVQALRSESVDRSYRVQPPPPPAFPRRRFSVCFGKRTGGSARRPNECFVLEPSEMIVIDYPEVHGGRMHRPPHPHPITDHRQVNLVFDDTFPQGLTGRPELYQKSNRSSHSSDTSSAYSGSDTMTSVQGSLDADPDADDVDLSGLVESIVDSDEEEDLAESMDSLTVRDPVRECLEKDPMERTEDDIEILLEFTQQLKAFTNMTLAVRRALCAVMVFAVVERAGMIVLNDGEELDSWSVLINGAVEIEHSNGDVEQLHLGDSFGILPTMERLLHRGVMRTKCDDCQFVCVTQADYFRIQHQGEENTRRHEENGRVILVTELRGALDGGARRGHVVIRGTPERLMLQLIEENSITDPTYIEDFLLTHRTFIESPLLVASQLLEWFDQAQVRDRVARVVLLWVNNHFTDFETDPAMMEFLEAFETGLEREKMHGQQRLLNIACAAKARTRNVTLARPSRDEVLHFSVLGGYERGFGIFISKVDKKSKAEDVGLKRGDQILEVNGQSFEHVNHARALEILKGSTHLSITVKSNLLEMLQMPDDSPRPRGRANKPEISRLQTDPRARLSTHVDPVIAVNTLNPMVGGVSLLIPDSNVSPCKDAKKEHKGFMTLGPKRRLQKALMKMNILPKNTINDGVHVDDPLAPPHTPPGTGGVSQTTTNLYHSKSNPDLTSLYCYDDLRAPDYPEHVLKVFKADQTCKYLLIHKETTAHEVVMLALQEFGITESSSNFSLAEVSVGEGGMIKQRRLPDQLQNLAERIGLSSRYYLKTNSISETLVADEQAPELIRESQVHFLQLNAVEVAIQLTLQDFSIFRQIESTEYVDDLFELKSRYGVPMLRQFAELVNREMFWVVTEVCSEHNLVRRSKIIKQFIKIARQCKECKNFNSMFAIVSGLGHGAVSRLRASWEKLPSKYQRLFSDLQELMDPSRNMSKYRQLVASEQTQPPIIPFYPVVKKDLTFIHLGNDSRVEGLVNFEKLRMIAKEVRTLTNMCSSPYDLSIMLERGGQPPSSAMVALNQMTTGNQVLQCPGGQTATVKRRKKSTAAPNPKKMFEEAQMVRRVKAYLANMKVITDEERLHALSVDCEPHAGAVAVVAAVPLSSSRGRRHPSPTLSTTSSASSTSEGRKSIQGTKFGAASPQAVRKMLALSDPHKTRPYQPKHCPPPLPVPGLALHSSGLEPSPGAPRRVGSGSRVPMHERSHSDTPSGLPPPVDLSAESSSVTSLSNLQPLRKTLTSGSVTSSDSGHSTQLDSHSGSSVEAGGSPPPPQRRHSAMQGTTGLGVGVGLGVPAALPPPGVGTTIITTMTTMTTMTSMTTMRPGIGSTQCRQPPAYKVAAHMARLHRLGRAHSHEGVTYRNDHEDDDEDAQVSAV from the exons ATCGACTATCCGGAAGTGCATGGAGGAAGGATGCATCGACCGCCGCACCCTCATCCCATAACCGACCATCGACAGGTCAACCTGGTCTTCGATGACACG TTTCCTCAAGGCCTGACAGGCAGGCCGGAGCTGTACCAAAAGTCCAATAGGAGCAGCCATTCGAGTGACACTAGTTCGGCGTACAGCGGTTCAGACACCATGACATCTGTACAAGGTTCACTGGATGCAGATCCGGACGCGGATGATGTCGATCTTTCGGGACTTGTCGAATCCATAGTGGACAGCGACGAAGAAGAAGATCTTGCGGAGAGCATGGAT AGCTTGACTGTCCGTGACCCCGTCAGAGAATGTTTAGAAAAGGATCCCATGGAAAGGACAGAAGATGATATAGAAATACTTTTAGAATTCACGCAACAACTGAAGGCCTTTACAAACATGACTTTGGCGGTAAGGAGAGCGCTGTGCGCTGTGATGGTGTTCGCTGTGGTTGAACGTGCCGGTATGATAGTCTTGAACGACGGAGAAGAACTGGACAGTTGGAGCGTGCTTATTAACGGTGCTGTTGAAATCGAGCATAGCAATGGGGATGTCGAACAACTGCACCTTGGTGACAGTTTTGGAATCTTGCCCACTATGGAAAGACTTTTACATAGAGGTGTCATGAGGACAAA ATGCGATGACTGCCAATTTGTATGTGTCACACAAGCAGACTACTTTAGAATTCAACATCAAGGAGAGGAAAATACAAGGCGGCACGAAGAAAATGGCAGAGTGATTCTAGTTACAGAATTAAGAGGTGCTTTAGACGGCGGAGCACGCAGGGGTCATGTAGTTATTCGCGGGACTCCTGAACGTTTAATGTTACAACTTATCGAAGAAAACAGTATTACCGATCCTACTTATATAGAAGATTTCTTATTAACTCATCGAACATTTATCGAGAGTCCCTTATTAGTTGCGAGTCAATTGCTGGAGTGGTTTGATCAGGCTCAAGTCAGAGACAGAGTCGCCCGTGTGGTACTTCTTTGGGTGAATAATCATTTTACGGACTTTGAAACTGATCCAGCTATGATGGAATTTTTGGAGGCGTTTGAGACTGGATTAGAAAGGGAGAAAATGCACGGACAGCAACG ATTACTGAATATTGCGTGTGCAGCAAAAGCGAGAACGCGGAATGTAACGTTAGCAAGGCCTTCCAGGGACGAGGTCTTGCATTTTAGTGTACTGGGGGGATACGAAAGGGGTTTTGGTATTTTTATCTCGAAAGTCGACAAAAAGTCAAAAGCCGAGGATGTTGGTTTGAAACGTGGCGATCAGATCTTAGAAGTGAACGGACAGAGTTTCGAGCACGTGAACCATGCGAGGGCTCTTGAGATCTTAAAAGGATCCACACATCTCAGTATAACTGTTAAATCGAACTTACTTG AAATGCTTCAGATGCCAGATGACTCGCCGAGGCCGCGGGGAAGAGCGAACAaacctgagatttcgagattacaAACAGATCCTCGCGCAAGGCTGTCCACGCACGTGGATCCGGTCATTGCAGTAAATACGTTGAATCCTATGGTGGGCGGTGTTTCACTGTTAATTCCTGATTCTAATGTTTCACCTTGTAAAGATGCTAAGAAGGAACACAAAGGATTTATGACCCTTGGACCGAAAAGGAGATTACAGAAAGCTCTTATGAAAATGAATATACTGCCAAAGAATACTATTAA TGATGGTGTACATGTAGATGACCCTCTCGCACCTCCACATACACCACCGGGAACAGGAGGTGTTTCGCAGACCACTACTAAcctttatcattcgaaaagtaaTCCTGACCTCACGTCGTTGTATTGTTACGATGACTTAAGGGCGCCCGACTATCCGGAACACGTCTTGAAAGTTTTCAAAGCCGATCAAACTTGTAAATATCTTCTTATTCACAAAGAAACAACGGCACACGAG GTGGTAATGCTTGCTCTCCAAGAGTTTGGTATAACCGAGAGCAGTTCAAATTTCTCTTTAGCCGAAGTTAGCGTCGGTGAAGGGGGCATGATTAAGCAGCGTAGGTTACCCGATCAGTTGCAAAATCTTGCGGAACGAATTGGCCTGAGTTCCCGATATTATTTAAAAACCAACAGTATCTCGGAAACGCTCGTGGCAGACGAACAAGCGCCGGAACTGATACGCGAATCTCAGGTCCACTTCTTGCAATTAAACGCCGTCGAAGTTGCGATTCAGCTAACCTTACAAGATTTCAGTATATTCAG GCAAATTGAATCTACGGAATACGTGGACGATTTGTTCGAATTAAAAAGTAGATACGGAGTGCCTATGTTGAGGCAATTCGCAGAACTAGTCAACAGAGAAATGTTTTGGGTTGTGACGGAAGTATGTTCCGAACACAATCTCGTTCGACgtagtaaaataataaaacaatttATAAAAATAGCCC GGCAATGTAAGGAATGTAAAAATTTCAACTCCATGTTTGCGATTGTATCCGGTTTGGGCCACGGAGCTGTATCAAGGCTAAGAGCTTCCTGGGAGAAACTGCCAAGTAAATATCAGAGGCTCTTCAGCGATTTGCAAGAATTAATGGATCCCAGTCGAAATATGAGCAAGTATCGACAATTGGTGGCATCCGAACAAACGCAACCTCCCATA ATTCCATTTTATCCAGTGGTGAAGAAAGACTTGACTTTCATACACCTTGGCAACGATTCTAGGGTAGAAGGGTTGGTAAATTTCGAAAAATTACGAATGATCGCGAAGGAAGTGAGAACGTTAACGAACATGTGTTCTTCGCCGTACGATTTATCGATAATGCTAGAGAGGGGCGGTCAGCCACCTAGTTCTGCCATGGTTGCGTTAAATCAGATGACCACCGGCAATCAAG TGTTGCAATGTCCAGGAGGACAAACGGCGACGGTGAAGAGGCGAAAAAAATCAACCGCAGCGCCGAACCCGAAGAAAATGTTCGAGGAAGCGCAGATGGTTCGACGAGTGAAAGCGTACCTTGCCAACATGAAAGTGATAACGGACGAGGAACGGTTGCACGCTCTGTCCGTGGATTGCGAACCTCACGCGGGAGCTGTCGCGGTAGTCGCAGCGGTTCCTCTTAGTTCGAGCAGAGGAAGAAGGCATCCTTCCCCGACTCTGTCCACTACGAGTAGTGCCAGTAGCACCAGTGAAGGTAGAAAGAGTATACAAG GTACAAAGTTCGGAGCGGCATCGCCGCAGGCAGTGCGGAAAATGTTGGCGCTCTCGGATCCCCACAAGACTCGCCCGTACCAGCCTAAACACTGTCCACCGCCGCTTCCAGTGCCAGGATTGGCGTTGCATTCCAGTGGACTGGAGCCTAGTCCCGGCGCACCCAGGAGAGTAGGATCTGGTAGTCGAGTTCCTATGCATGAGAGATCCCATAGCGATACTCCTTCCGGTTTACCGCCGCCTGTCGATCTCAGCGCTGAAAGTAGTAGCGTAACCAGCCTGAGCAATCTTCAACCGTTAAGAAAAACGTTGACCAGTG GTTCGGTGACGAGCAGTGACAGTGGTCACAGTACACAGCTGGACAGCCACAGCGGAAGCAGCGTAGAAGCTGGTGGTAGTCCACCGCCACCTCAAAGACGGCACTCCGCCATGCAAG GTACTACGGGATTAGGAGTAGGCGTGGGTCTCGGAGTACCGGCGGCGCTACCACCCCCAGGCGTAGGGACGACGATTATCACGACGATGACTACCATGACTACGATGACGTCGATGACGACGATGCGTCCAGGAATCGGTAGTACGCAGTGCCGTCAGCCGCCTGCGTACAAAGTTGCAGCGCATATGGCGAGGTTGCACAGGCTTGGCCGTGCCCACAGCCACGAGGGTGTTACCTACAGGAACGACCATGAAGATG ACGACGAGGACGCCCAAGTGTCGGCGGTTTAA
- the LOC143433192 gene encoding rap guanine nucleotide exchange factor 6 isoform X4, translated as MTDYLDPHFVRALCRDPERRTLQDLQIIYYGLLGLEALRPCRDSILRGLCKIVRYERHHANHVLYYTGELATSWYILLSGSVFIDGSMFLPRSSFGKRTGGSARRPNECFVLEPSEMIVIDYPEVHGGRMHRPPHPHPITDHRQVNLVFDDTFPQGLTGRPELYQKSNRSSHSSDTSSAYSGSDTMTSVQGSLDADPDADDVDLSGLVESIVDSDEEEDLAESMDSLTVRDPVRECLEKDPMERTEDDIEILLEFTQQLKAFTNMTLAVRRALCAVMVFAVVERAGMIVLNDGEELDSWSVLINGAVEIEHSNGDVEQLHLGDSFGILPTMERLLHRGVMRTKCDDCQFVCVTQADYFRIQHQGEENTRRHEENGRVILVTELRGALDGGARRGHVVIRGTPERLMLQLIEENSITDPTYIEDFLLTHRTFIESPLLVASQLLEWFDQAQVRDRVARVVLLWVNNHFTDFETDPAMMEFLEAFETGLEREKMHGQQRLLNIACAAKARTRNVTLARPSRDEVLHFSVLGGYERGFGIFISKVDKKSKAEDVGLKRGDQILEVNGQSFEHVNHARALEILKGSTHLSITVKSNLLAFKEMLQMPDDSPRPRGRANKPEISRLQTDPRARLSTHVDPVIAVNTLNPMVGGVSLLIPDSNVSPCKDAKKEHKGFMTLGPKRRLQKALMKMNILPKNTINDGVHVDDPLAPPHTPPGTGGVSQTTTNLYHSKSNPDLTSLYCYDDLRAPDYPEHVLKVFKADQTCKYLLIHKETTAHEVVMLALQEFGITESSSNFSLAEVSVGEGGMIKQRRLPDQLQNLAERIGLSSRYYLKTNSISETLVADEQAPELIRESQVHFLQLNAVEVAIQLTLQDFSIFRQIESTEYVDDLFELKSRYGVPMLRQFAELVNREMFWVVTEVCSEHNLVRRSKIIKQFIKIARQCKECKNFNSMFAIVSGLGHGAVSRLRASWEKLPSKYQRLFSDLQELMDPSRNMSKYRQLVASEQTQPPIIPFYPVVKKDLTFIHLGNDSRVEGLVNFEKLRMIAKEVRTLTNMCSSPYDLSIMLERGGQPPSSAMVALNQMTTGNQVLQCPGGQTATVKRRKKSTAAPNPKKMFEEAQMVRRVKAYLANMKVITDEERLHALSVDCEPHAGAVAVVAAVPLSSSRGRRHPSPTLSTTSSASSTSEGRKSIQGTKFGAASPQAVRKMLALSDPHKTRPYQPKHCPPPLPVPGLALHSSGLEPSPGAPRRVGSGSRVPMHERSHSDTPSGLPPPVDLSAESSSVTSLSNLQPLRKTLTSGSVTSSDSGHSTQLDSHSGSSVEAGGSPPPPQRRHSAMQGTTGLGVGVGLGVPAALPPPGVGTTIITTMTTMTTMTSMTTMRPGIGSTQCRQPPAYKVAAHMARLHRLGRAHSHEGVTYRNDHEDDDEDAQVSAV; from the exons ATCGACTATCCGGAAGTGCATGGAGGAAGGATGCATCGACCGCCGCACCCTCATCCCATAACCGACCATCGACAGGTCAACCTGGTCTTCGATGACACG TTTCCTCAAGGCCTGACAGGCAGGCCGGAGCTGTACCAAAAGTCCAATAGGAGCAGCCATTCGAGTGACACTAGTTCGGCGTACAGCGGTTCAGACACCATGACATCTGTACAAGGTTCACTGGATGCAGATCCGGACGCGGATGATGTCGATCTTTCGGGACTTGTCGAATCCATAGTGGACAGCGACGAAGAAGAAGATCTTGCGGAGAGCATGGAT AGCTTGACTGTCCGTGACCCCGTCAGAGAATGTTTAGAAAAGGATCCCATGGAAAGGACAGAAGATGATATAGAAATACTTTTAGAATTCACGCAACAACTGAAGGCCTTTACAAACATGACTTTGGCGGTAAGGAGAGCGCTGTGCGCTGTGATGGTGTTCGCTGTGGTTGAACGTGCCGGTATGATAGTCTTGAACGACGGAGAAGAACTGGACAGTTGGAGCGTGCTTATTAACGGTGCTGTTGAAATCGAGCATAGCAATGGGGATGTCGAACAACTGCACCTTGGTGACAGTTTTGGAATCTTGCCCACTATGGAAAGACTTTTACATAGAGGTGTCATGAGGACAAA ATGCGATGACTGCCAATTTGTATGTGTCACACAAGCAGACTACTTTAGAATTCAACATCAAGGAGAGGAAAATACAAGGCGGCACGAAGAAAATGGCAGAGTGATTCTAGTTACAGAATTAAGAGGTGCTTTAGACGGCGGAGCACGCAGGGGTCATGTAGTTATTCGCGGGACTCCTGAACGTTTAATGTTACAACTTATCGAAGAAAACAGTATTACCGATCCTACTTATATAGAAGATTTCTTATTAACTCATCGAACATTTATCGAGAGTCCCTTATTAGTTGCGAGTCAATTGCTGGAGTGGTTTGATCAGGCTCAAGTCAGAGACAGAGTCGCCCGTGTGGTACTTCTTTGGGTGAATAATCATTTTACGGACTTTGAAACTGATCCAGCTATGATGGAATTTTTGGAGGCGTTTGAGACTGGATTAGAAAGGGAGAAAATGCACGGACAGCAACG ATTACTGAATATTGCGTGTGCAGCAAAAGCGAGAACGCGGAATGTAACGTTAGCAAGGCCTTCCAGGGACGAGGTCTTGCATTTTAGTGTACTGGGGGGATACGAAAGGGGTTTTGGTATTTTTATCTCGAAAGTCGACAAAAAGTCAAAAGCCGAGGATGTTGGTTTGAAACGTGGCGATCAGATCTTAGAAGTGAACGGACAGAGTTTCGAGCACGTGAACCATGCGAGGGCTCTTGAGATCTTAAAAGGATCCACACATCTCAGTATAACTGTTAAATCGAACTTACTTG CGTTTAAAGAAATGCTTCAGATGCCAGATGACTCGCCGAGGCCGCGGGGAAGAGCGAACAaacctgagatttcgagattacaAACAGATCCTCGCGCAAGGCTGTCCACGCACGTGGATCCGGTCATTGCAGTAAATACGTTGAATCCTATGGTGGGCGGTGTTTCACTGTTAATTCCTGATTCTAATGTTTCACCTTGTAAAGATGCTAAGAAGGAACACAAAGGATTTATGACCCTTGGACCGAAAAGGAGATTACAGAAAGCTCTTATGAAAATGAATATACTGCCAAAGAATACTATTAA TGATGGTGTACATGTAGATGACCCTCTCGCACCTCCACATACACCACCGGGAACAGGAGGTGTTTCGCAGACCACTACTAAcctttatcattcgaaaagtaaTCCTGACCTCACGTCGTTGTATTGTTACGATGACTTAAGGGCGCCCGACTATCCGGAACACGTCTTGAAAGTTTTCAAAGCCGATCAAACTTGTAAATATCTTCTTATTCACAAAGAAACAACGGCACACGAG GTGGTAATGCTTGCTCTCCAAGAGTTTGGTATAACCGAGAGCAGTTCAAATTTCTCTTTAGCCGAAGTTAGCGTCGGTGAAGGGGGCATGATTAAGCAGCGTAGGTTACCCGATCAGTTGCAAAATCTTGCGGAACGAATTGGCCTGAGTTCCCGATATTATTTAAAAACCAACAGTATCTCGGAAACGCTCGTGGCAGACGAACAAGCGCCGGAACTGATACGCGAATCTCAGGTCCACTTCTTGCAATTAAACGCCGTCGAAGTTGCGATTCAGCTAACCTTACAAGATTTCAGTATATTCAG GCAAATTGAATCTACGGAATACGTGGACGATTTGTTCGAATTAAAAAGTAGATACGGAGTGCCTATGTTGAGGCAATTCGCAGAACTAGTCAACAGAGAAATGTTTTGGGTTGTGACGGAAGTATGTTCCGAACACAATCTCGTTCGACgtagtaaaataataaaacaatttATAAAAATAGCCC GGCAATGTAAGGAATGTAAAAATTTCAACTCCATGTTTGCGATTGTATCCGGTTTGGGCCACGGAGCTGTATCAAGGCTAAGAGCTTCCTGGGAGAAACTGCCAAGTAAATATCAGAGGCTCTTCAGCGATTTGCAAGAATTAATGGATCCCAGTCGAAATATGAGCAAGTATCGACAATTGGTGGCATCCGAACAAACGCAACCTCCCATA ATTCCATTTTATCCAGTGGTGAAGAAAGACTTGACTTTCATACACCTTGGCAACGATTCTAGGGTAGAAGGGTTGGTAAATTTCGAAAAATTACGAATGATCGCGAAGGAAGTGAGAACGTTAACGAACATGTGTTCTTCGCCGTACGATTTATCGATAATGCTAGAGAGGGGCGGTCAGCCACCTAGTTCTGCCATGGTTGCGTTAAATCAGATGACCACCGGCAATCAAG TGTTGCAATGTCCAGGAGGACAAACGGCGACGGTGAAGAGGCGAAAAAAATCAACCGCAGCGCCGAACCCGAAGAAAATGTTCGAGGAAGCGCAGATGGTTCGACGAGTGAAAGCGTACCTTGCCAACATGAAAGTGATAACGGACGAGGAACGGTTGCACGCTCTGTCCGTGGATTGCGAACCTCACGCGGGAGCTGTCGCGGTAGTCGCAGCGGTTCCTCTTAGTTCGAGCAGAGGAAGAAGGCATCCTTCCCCGACTCTGTCCACTACGAGTAGTGCCAGTAGCACCAGTGAAGGTAGAAAGAGTATACAAG GTACAAAGTTCGGAGCGGCATCGCCGCAGGCAGTGCGGAAAATGTTGGCGCTCTCGGATCCCCACAAGACTCGCCCGTACCAGCCTAAACACTGTCCACCGCCGCTTCCAGTGCCAGGATTGGCGTTGCATTCCAGTGGACTGGAGCCTAGTCCCGGCGCACCCAGGAGAGTAGGATCTGGTAGTCGAGTTCCTATGCATGAGAGATCCCATAGCGATACTCCTTCCGGTTTACCGCCGCCTGTCGATCTCAGCGCTGAAAGTAGTAGCGTAACCAGCCTGAGCAATCTTCAACCGTTAAGAAAAACGTTGACCAGTG GTTCGGTGACGAGCAGTGACAGTGGTCACAGTACACAGCTGGACAGCCACAGCGGAAGCAGCGTAGAAGCTGGTGGTAGTCCACCGCCACCTCAAAGACGGCACTCCGCCATGCAAG GTACTACGGGATTAGGAGTAGGCGTGGGTCTCGGAGTACCGGCGGCGCTACCACCCCCAGGCGTAGGGACGACGATTATCACGACGATGACTACCATGACTACGATGACGTCGATGACGACGATGCGTCCAGGAATCGGTAGTACGCAGTGCCGTCAGCCGCCTGCGTACAAAGTTGCAGCGCATATGGCGAGGTTGCACAGGCTTGGCCGTGCCCACAGCCACGAGGGTGTTACCTACAGGAACGACCATGAAGATG ACGACGAGGACGCCCAAGTGTCGGCGGTTTAA